In a single window of the Anthonomus grandis grandis unplaced genomic scaffold, icAntGran1.3 ctg00000985.1, whole genome shotgun sequence genome:
- the LOC126749973 gene encoding carboxypeptidase N catalytic chain-like: MRDVRTEIEWRPWGRLSAIFCHQNLNINFHGYSLLGGMQDFNYLKSNCFEVTFELSCCKYPPAEKLPEEWHNNKESLLSFMEATHWGVKGLVRSETGEPVLDADVVVKGINHNITTSNRGEYWRLLLPGKYEMYANAFGFYPSEVVTVTVEPGKTTIQNFTLAAQSLKGRSGNSKVSVGPTISFINFLAVLMVMADESNV; the protein is encoded by the exons ATGCGGGATGTAAGAACTGAGATCGAGTGGAGACCGTGGGGCCGA CTTTCTGCCATATTCTGCCAccaaaatttaaacataaattttcaTGGATATTCTCTTTTAGGAGGCATGCAAGACTTTAACTACCTAAAATCAAACTGTTTCGAAGTAACTTTCGAACTGAGCTGTTGTAAATATCCTCCTGCAGAGAAGCTGCCTGAAGAATGGCATAATAATAAGGAGTCCTTGTTAAGTTTTATGGAAGCAACACACTGGGGCGTAAAAG GTTTGGTTAGGAGCGAAACCGGGGAGCCAGTGCTGGACGCCGATGTGGTCGTAAAAGGGATTAATCACAACATTACCACATCTAATAGGGGCGAATATTGGAGGCTTTTATTGCCAGGGAAATATGAGATGTATGCCAATGCTTTTGG tttttaccCTTCAGAAGTTGTTACGGTGACAGTGGAACCGGGAAAAACGACAATACAAAACTTCACTTTGGCCGCCCAAAGTTTAAAAG GAAGAAGTGGAAACTCGAAAGTTTCGGTGGGGCCGACTATAAGCTTTATCAACTTTTTAGCGGTTTTAATGGTGATGGCCGACGAATCAAACGTTTGA